GATGAGGGTATACCTTGCAGTGGTAGATTTAATTCAAGTAGGAGTCACTGACGACAATATTAATGGTTTCCTAGCCACTAACTCCTACTGTCTCTACTTTGTCttcctgagtagggagccagaggGGGATTGGACCACACAGATGGCAAAATGATAATGATGTTTTATAAGAAAAGCCATCTTTTGtttggaaagtaaataaaatctaaggcaTTAGACTCGCCAAAAGATTGTTGGCATCTGAGTCAGAGAAATGGCCACAGGGAATCAAAGCTTCTTGTGtgcagaaataaataagtaagtaactAAATAAAGTTGCATCTAAACTTCCTGTTATAGAACTTTTCTTCTAAAGATGTATAACTGGTCATATTCGGATGTCGCAATCCACACTCACGACTGACCTTGCCTGAAGGGTGTTGTAAGCCAGTGTTAAGCTGTTCACTGGAACGAAGGTGGTAACATTATTTAAAGAATCACTGTCTTTTGTGCCTGCCAGGATCATTTTCGGTGTCCTTAATATGCTGTAAAGCCCTTCCTGATTCCCGAGCGAAGACTGAGCCTCACATAGTAGTCAACACACCAGTGCTGGCCTCCCACCCCAATACAGGGCTTCTGCCTTCATATGATATAGTAATTCGATACTCGTTAACCATTGTGGGTTCTTCTCACAGGGTTCAGATTAGGCAACGTGGTACATGCTGTGCAGGCGACCCAGGAGAGCGTTCACGCCACTGACCTGGTGCCCCGCGTATGCCTGACGTTAGCCAACGTGAACCGTGTGCTTTATTTCATCTGTGATACCGTCCTCTGGGTGAGGAGCGTAGGCCTTGCCTCCGGCATTAACAAAGAGAAATGGCGAATGTGGGCTGCCCGCCACTACTACTATTGTCTGCTGCTGAGCCTGGCCAGGGACCTGTACGAGCTCTCCCTGCAGATGGAACAGGCTGCACGCGACAGGGCGAGGGCGGAGCAGTCACTGTCTCAGGAGCCTCTTGGGTACAGTGTGGCCGATGAGGAAACAGAATGGCTCcagtccttcctcctcctcttgttcCGATCTctgaagaagcagcctcccttgCTCCTGGACACAGTGAAGAACTTCTGCGATCTCTTGAACCCCTTGGACCAGCTGGGGATCTATAAGTTCAATCCTGGCATCATTGGACTTGGAGGTCTTGTGTCCTCCATAGCGGGCATCGTCGTCGTGGCGTATCCGCAGATGAAGCTGAGGGTGCGCTGAAGCGGTTTCGGACGGAGAACGGCGCCTGCTTGAAAGACAGCGTCTAGGGTGCGTCTGCGTGAGGCACAGACCGCGTCAAGCGGCACTTAAAGACTTGTTCGTGGGAGCATTTAGCGACTAGTGGTGTGAGCAAAGGTGGGGCCAAGAATGGAGAATGGGGCACGCGAAGAGTTATAGGTGTTTTTTAGAGGGCTGGAGTGGCTTCTGAATTTCTGAGTATTTTCCTTTCgtctaacatttattgagcatcttaCGCTCATAGTGGGAGCTCATTGTTTGCTAAATGTATAACGATTGAAAAAGGCCCAAACAGTTGAAACATTAATATACAGCAACCTTTGGGGTGCGCCCCTCACTGCTTTTGTGCAACTACCGTAGGTCTGACATCAGCCCTCTCTCAGACCTAGTAAAgacctcttcctcctctgaccagataccccccccccccccccccatagggCTTCTCCCTCGAGGACCATGCCCCCCCCCACAGCCTTTCATCATGGCAGTCCTGCCCTTCCTCTGTCCAGAAGTACAATCAGAAAAGCATCAGGCACCTTCGTGGTAGAAATGGTGACTTTAGGGAGTGCAGCGAGAAAGCAGATATCAGAAGCACGTAGAAAGGACTGGGGGCCCCTAATATGGGAGGTCATGACAGGTGCCTGTGGGTAGCCtgtgacagatgaggaaaccggtTAAAAAAAACAGACCTGCACCTCATTCCTCAGACTCCAAATCCAGTGTTTTTCAAGGATAGTTCATCGCCTTCCTGATTGAGTGGAGGTATGAGACTCCTGTGTGAAAAGCCTTTTTTAGAACTTTGTTAGtggtttatagaaaaattaaagctGTATCTAGATTCACCAgccagatttttttatttaaagtcatatAACAGTTCGGGCACTGCTACGTTAATTTTCAACAACAGTTACGCAGTTAAGAAATTTCATGAGTACTCTGAACAGAGGAGCACCACCGTTTTCTATGAGAAATCAGACTTCATATGTGTGGGGCGGTTGGGGAGTGGAAAAGAGCAATGAGGAAAAGGCCATTTATTCATGGTCCTACTTCCCATCTTGGCTGTTGAGTTCTATGTTGATTGCAGATCCCCTGATTTGGGGGAAGTGAAGCAGAAAAAGATTGCCGCCAGGTGGGAGGGTCAATGTCAGTCCTATCAGTGAAGCCATTTCACTTACCTGAATGGAAATGACAAAAGAAACGCGCGCTAAATATGTTTCCCATAAATGTGAATGAGATTCTTAAAAAGCAGCTCAGGTCCTTGGCGCTCATATTTTTCAAGTGTTTAATCAAAATACTTCGGTAATTCTAAGTGAATTGAAAGCTGCTAGGTCAGGGCAAGTAAAAAGTTTGAGCAATTAATTTTACTTTGTCCAGATCCTCTACTGTCCTAGATTAATTATGTCCAATAAATTTCTAGACAAAAGAGACTCCAGTATCTGAGAGTGTGTCCTGGGAATGAGGAAGAGCTGAAAGGGGGGCGAGTCAGAGGTGATCAGGGGGTACACGGCTGGTAGAGCTGCTCTGGTAAAATGAGCTCTTGCCTGGAAGATCCACGCCgaggaggaggatgaagaaaGATTTAGCCTGGAGCAGCGGGGTGGAAAGAGACCCCTGAGGGGCTCTCATCCAGGACGGCGTCTCCTGTCTCAGCTCTGACAGGTGGCACTCGGGCGTCTGCCTGGAGAAGTTGGTCTCGAATCTGTGGTGGCAGGTTATGGCGGCATCCGTCTCTGTACTTTTGTCCTCTGCAACTTCGTGGGGGCAGGTGATGGGGAGCTTGAGAAATACTACCTGTTCTGGAATTTGTGAAAACCTCAACAGTACCCTCATACCTCCCTCCCTGTGCATCTTTCCCATTTCTAACgaaccctccccacctccaagcCTCCACATTCATGAGGGATTTTAAAAACCGaaggcatggggcacctgggtggctcagtggttaaagcctctgccttcagctcaggtcatggtctcagtcctgggatcgagccccgcatcagactctctgctcagcggggagcctacattccccgccccctgcctgc
This Mustela nigripes isolate SB6536 chromosome 13, MUSNIG.SB6536, whole genome shotgun sequence DNA region includes the following protein-coding sequences:
- the PEX11A gene encoding peroxisomal membrane protein 11A, encoding MDTFIRFTNQTQGRDRLFRATQYTCMLLRYLLEPKAGKEKVVLKLKKLETSVSTGRKWFRLGNVVHAVQATQESVHATDLVPRVCLTLANVNRVLYFICDTVLWVRSVGLASGINKEKWRMWAARHYYYCLLLSLARDLYELSLQMEQAARDRARAEQSLSQEPLGYSVADEETEWLQSFLLLLFRSLKKQPPLLLDTVKNFCDLLNPLDQLGIYKFNPGIIGLGGLVSSIAGIVVVAYPQMKLRVR